The sequence CTCACTAAATGGGGCAGCCTCTCCATTCTGACCAGTGTTTTCAAGGGAAACAGAAATCAGCCTTGACTTCTGTCATGTCCCACCCTCGGCTCAGCCCAAAGAGAACTGCTGTCCTGTCAGAGACAGAGTGTCCCTTTGGCATAGCCAAGTTTCTGAATGGGCAAAGCCATCAGCCACTTTCCGCAGGGGATCCCAGGATGGCAGGGCCACATTTAGGAGGTGAAATGCTACTTGAGGGACtttcataattaatttaaaactgaaaacaagcCTGAGAGAACCAGTAAAGGTATTATGTAATTATCAGCTAACATCTAAGGGAATGGTTAGAGGTGAATGAGAGGCAATGCGAGGTAGGAAGTTGTCCTGAGCCACCAGGGACAGGATGAAGAGAATGAGTTGGGAAAATTAGAAAGTAACAACCTTAAAAGTTCCCTTTGGTATTTTATAAATGGAGTAAAATGTTCTTCAGTGGTTTTGAAAGGGGAAGAGGGTTGAGTTGAGGTCAAAGCCGATATTGCAATGAATGCTCCTGTTTATGCAATGCTCTTACTatttaaagaattcttacaacaacAGTTAGACGAGGTTGGCAGGCCCCCTTTTAAAGGAGATAACTGAGTGCTATCCCTATTCCGAAGCTAATTTATGTCTTCCAGGGTACAGTGGTGGTTTTCTGAGCTTATCCTATTCTGGAGTTTCCTAAGGAAATACAAACAGAGGCATCTGCTTTCAGGGACCATCTAAAAAATCAGCAATACCAAGACCACCAGCCAGATCCAAAATGTGAGAATGTGAGAGCCCTCACCAGGTAGGGgggtatgttttcttttattttgttttgcttgtctttggtcaaaatatatatatatatattttttttttttgtcctttcggCCGGAACCGCCATCTTCCAGTAATTCGCCAAAATGACgaacacaaagggaaagaggagaggcaccCGATATATGTTCTCTaggccttttagaaaacatggagtTGTTCCTTTGGCCACATATATGCGAATCTATAAGAAAGGCGATATTGTAGACATCAAGGGAATGGGtactgttcaaaaaggaatgccCCACAAGTGTTACCATGGCAAAACTGGAAGAGTCTACAATGTTACCCAGAATGCTGTTGGCATTGTTGTAAACAAACAAGTTAAGGGCAAGATTCTTGCCAAGAGAATTAATGTGCGTATTGAGCACATCAAGCACTCTAAGAGCCGAGATAGCTTCCTGAAACAcgtgaaggaaaatgatcagaaaaagaaagaagccaaagagaaaggcacCTGGGTTCAACTAAAGCGCCAGCCTGCTCCACCCAGAGAAGCACACTTTGTGAGAACCAATGGgaaggagcctgagctgctggaacctattccctatgaattcatggcataataggtgttaaaaaaaaaaataaaggacctCTGggctacaaaaaaatatatatatatatatatttttttaatgtattatatgggcatatatacacatatgtatattatatatataatgtgtatatatcttATGCACAATATTTACTACATGGTTAATTAGAGAgtcatttaccttttaaaatgctTCATTTTCTAAACCAACCTACCATAGAGATATCTGTAGATTATCCACCCCAACACATTTCTGGTATAAATCATTAAACATGAGACCGTTCAAAATATAACTTTTGCACAAATATGGAATAGATCTATGATGTAGAGCTAAGAAAACTAATATACCCATATTCTGGCTAGGTGATCATCAGAATATGGGTATATTAGTTTGGTTAGCTCTACATTGTAGATCTATTCCATAGATCCTTCTGTGTTCTGAATTGTATATTATCTTTTAagttgaggtataatttacatccAATAAAATacaagtgtacagttcaattaAGTATATAGTTCAATGAATTTTGAGAAAGGTATACACCCACACAATCAGTCCCCAATGAAGATACATAATGTATTCATCACCCTAGAGCATTCCCTTCCCACCCGTTACCgctatattccactccataccatctcTGAGGCAACTGCTGTTTTGATTTCTGTAATGTCATATTAAGAGAACTATAAAGTATGTTCTATGTTCTCTTttatgtctggtttctttcacacAACATAACATTTCTGAATCCATGTTAAGCTGTGTATCAGtagcttgttcctttttttcattaaagAGTACATATTGCATCGTCATACCACAACTTGGAACTATTCACTGGTTCATgaatatttgcaatttttttatgTTTGGTTATGAACaaaactgcaataaacatacttatATATAAGTGCTTTTGTgggcatgttttcatttctcttgtgtaaaTACATAAGAGAGGAATCTCTAGGCCATATGATAACTGTaggtttaattttataagaaactgccaaattattgtccaaagtggttgtaccatttttaaatggacatttaatagttatatatgtttatggTGTACagagagatattttgatatatacaatgtgtaatgatcaaattagagtaattagcatatcccccacctaaaacatttatcttttcttggtGTTGGGAAcactcaaaatcctctcttctaactattaaaaatatatatacaaaagaaattagccaggcatggcagcatgtgcctgtagtcccagctactcgggaggccgaggcaggagaactgcttgaacctgggaggcggaggttgcaggagtcgagattgcgccactgcattccagcctgggtgatagagtgagactccatctctacagaaaaaaaaaatatatatatatatataaaaaatatatatttatatattatatatatattatatatattatatacattatatattatatatatattatatatattatatacattatatattatatatattatttatatattatataatatataatatatataatatatattttatattatataatatatattttttatatataatatatatatataaaataaattgttagTCACCCTACCATGTTTTAGAAGACTAGAACTTATTTCCCCTGTCTAGCTGAAATTTTGTTTCCATTAACCAATCTCTCCATATCTCCTGACCCAACCCTTCCTAGCTTTTAATAACCATCATTTTAgactctgggccaggtgcagaggctcatgcctgtaatcccagcactttgggaggccgaggccggtggatcacaagggcaggagttcgagaccagcctggccagcatggtgaaaccccatctctactaaaaatacgaaaattagccagatgtggtggcgcttgcctgtaatcccagatacccgggagactgaggcaggagaactgcttgaacccaggaggcagaggtgcagtgagctgagatcgtgccactgcactccagcctgggtgacagagtgagactctgtctcaaaaaataaataaataaccattaTTCTAGACTCTACTTCTATGAAACCAACTTTTTAACCTTCTGTTTGTGAGGGAAAACATGATATTTACCTTTCTGTGCTtgaattattttacttaacataatgtcttccatgctcatccatattgctgcaaatgactgaatttcactcttttgtatgactaaatagtattccattgtgtacatataccacattttctttatctattcatctgctgatgaacacttagtttgattccatatcttggctaaaACTATGGAATACTTTACACATTTGTGTGTTATCCTTGGACAGGGGCCATACtaatcttttctgtattttttttttttttttgagatggtgtctcactctgttgcccaggctggagtgcagtggcgcagtcttggctcactgcaacctccgcctcccgggtacaagcgattctcctgcctcagcctcctgagtagctgggattacaggtacacaccaccacaccggctaatttttgtatttttagtagagatagggtttcaccatgttggtcaagttggtcttgaactcctgacctcgtgatccacccgcctcagcctcccaaagtgctgggattacaggcctgagccactgtgcccagccttctgtATTGTTTTCAGTATATGTGTTGCTGAAGTGAGCACTACCCTTTTTAATGCCTTCATCATATTTTCAAATACTTCTAGGAATTAATATTACAGGCAAGATTAATCAGTGTTAACTACTGATATTAGAATAATCATTCAACTTAAATCTTTCGAATAgtaatttgtcaaataaatattcAGGATATCTTGTAATAGCTAAGTTTACAAATAAAAGTAAGACATAGTCCTTGCTCTTGAGAAACTTACGATGTATTAAGAAAAACTATAAGCCAATATGGTAAACGATAATGAATGTGCATAAACCAGTGTGGGGATATAAGGCGGTTACAAAGATCTTCACAAGGCTCAGGCTGGGCTTCAGATTCCTGAGGACATTTGagccttgaagaggtctttcagtCACTCAACATGTATTCATTAGGTGCCAATTATGttcagatgctcagtaaatggaattgaattttgtAAGGAGGGAGACTCAAGGTCAAAGCAGGAAGATTGTATCCAATCTGGAGCCAGCAAATtgacagggagagagaagggaattAATAATTGCTTCGCACCTATTGTCTACTGGGTGCTTAATCTCTCAGCAGGCCTAGTTCAAGATTTTTATTCCCACATTACAGACGACAAACCTGAGTTTCAGAGAGGTTACTTTGCTTGCCCAGGTTCATAGAGCATGCATGACGCAGAGCTGGAGTGTGAATGCATCTGGTGTCCTTACAGAGTCCATTCCCAGGGCAGCTGCCTTTTTGTACAGGCatagaaacagaataaaagaagATGAAGAGAGAATGAGGGAGGCACCAACGGCAATGTGATTTTAGTGGCTGAGGTTATGTTATGCTTTAGCCAGAAATGGAAGCCACAGGGGCCTTGAGACAGAATGTAAAGAGCATTGGCTTTAAAATCAGAATTGCCTGAGTTCATATCCCGACTCATTCACTGAGTAGCTTGACCATCATTGATTATAAGCTTACTCAGAGCTCATCAGGGATAATAATATCCACTGCATCATTGTATACCAACGTCCAGtgtttattttaagtaaatatgaCACTTAGTAGTTGTTTGGCCAATATTATTTCAACTTTCTGTTTTGCCCATCAAAGGAACAGCTATTTCATAATGTTgtagagcagaaaagaaaattcatatgtgtcaaataaaaagtagttatatttatttaaataacgaTCACGTCATTGGCCAAATTCTAAATGCAAGGAATTCATAGCACTGGCTTTTGTCATGTGTGGACTCTGTCTTGCTTCTTCTCCTGTATatttatgttgcttttttttgGACATTGTGACAGCATTCTAAATCCAAAAGCCCATCCATGTCCACCCATCACCTCCTTTTATAATGCTTATTGGTTTGGGTTTCAAGATATCTTTCATGAGCCATACTCACATTACCTTCATGATATTAATGAAATTTCCTACAATTGCATGTAGATCActgtttcttattattttgcaTGAAGTTTAGCTGACTCGAACCTGCTTTAGAAATGTACATTTACTCCCAAATTCACTTGCTTTGCAATGCTTGAGATGGGTTTACCTAAAAACCTTGGCTACAATTGAGAGCACCTGCCAGTTCCACAGGAGCAATAATCAGAAGTGGTTTCTGACACTGAGCAATGCTATGGTCACACAGGGACTACCT comes from Pongo pygmaeus isolate AG05252 chromosome 17, NHGRI_mPonPyg2-v2.0_pri, whole genome shotgun sequence and encodes:
- the LOC129018980 gene encoding large ribosomal subunit protein eL21-like — translated: MTNTKGKRRGTRYMFSRPFRKHGVVPLATYMRIYKKGDIVDIKGMGTVQKGMPHKCYHGKTGRVYNVTQNAVGIVVNKQVKGKILAKRINVRIEHIKHSKSRDSFLKHVKENDQKKKEAKEKGTWVQLKRQPAPPREAHFVRTNGKEPELLEPIPYEFMA